Sequence from the bacterium genome:
ATATTTTCATTTTCTGGAATAAATCCCCTTATTCTTACAAAAAATCTTTTAATTTTTGCTGTTTTATGTTCTATTTTACTTATTTATTACAATTTACTTATATTTCCATCTATTAAATATCAAAGTAGAAAAACAATTTATAATTTAACTGCAAAAAATCCTATTGCCTTTTTTCAACCAAAAACAATTATAAATGATTTTCCTGATTTTTCTATATATATTGGTGATTTATCAAAGGACTTAAACTTTAAAAACCTTTCTATTATACAGAAAAGTGACAAAATAACACTTTTTATAAAAGCAGAAGAAGGTAAAATAAATTATGTACCAGAAACAAATAACATAATTTTTTTAATGAAAAATGGATTTATAACATCTCAGGCATCAAATAAAATCTCAAAATTGGACTTTTCCGAATATACCTTTCATATTGAACTTCCAGAAAGTTTTTCATTTAAAGAACCACAAAAAAAATTATCAGAATTGCCTCTATCTCAATTAAAAATTAAAAATAATATTGATGCAAATATTGAAATAAATGAAAGAATCTCTTTTGGAATTACACCTTTAATTTTTGTTTTTCTTGGAATTGGTATAGGAATGAAATTAAAAAATAAAAGCAGGGTCTTATGTATTGGAGTAGCAGGAGCAACAAGTTTATTTTTCTTTTTATTTTTGATTTTAGGAGAAATTATTGCTAAAAAATTAAATTTTAGTTTGTTTGTCTATTTACCTGTTCTTATTTTCACCTTTATAACATATTATTTAAATAAGTTTTCAGTTAGATAATTTGAACAGTTTGGCAGAATTGGTACTTCCCACTTTGAAAAAGTTAAGATAAAAGAACCTGGTTCTCACAGAGAACCGGGTTCTTGAAAAAATAAGATAACGGGGAATTTTAAAAATTGTCGCTTTTGTGCTTTAAAAATATTATTTGATAAAATGGTAAAAATAAAATATATTCTTTTTAATTTTTTTAAGTTATTTTTAATTTCTTCTTTATGCCTTCTTTCTTTATTTTTTATAATCCAGATTCTTGAGGACTTACCAGATATAATTTCAGGAAGCCAAAAATTTTTATTATCAAATTATATTCTTACACTTCCTTCTTCATTTGTTCTCATTTCTCCTCTTATAACCCTTCTTTCTGGGATGTTTTTTGTTTCCGAGATGGTAAAGGCAAATGAAATAAAAATATTTGAAATATCAGGGATAAATTCATTAAAAATTTTCTCTATGTTTCTTTTTGCCTCATTAATAATAAGTTCATTTACATTTTATATAAAAAATTATGTTGTCCCAAAAACCATAAAAGGAAATGAATATCAAACATCAATTTCTTTTTCATCCCCTTCATTTCTTTTCAAATCAGACAGGTATGAGAAAGATGGAAAATTTATAAATATAGAGATTTCAATAATTTTAGAAGATGGTAGTATAACTTCAATAAGAGCAAAAGAAGGAATTGAGAAGGAGAAAAATCTCTGGACATTTAAAGAAGGAAAATTCTACTTAATTGATAAAAATACAAATTTAAAAAAAGAAGAAAATTTTAATTCAAAAACATTTGAATTACCAATAACATCTGAAATTTTGTTAGTTGCTGGTAAAAACCCGGATTCAATTTTTATAAATCAACTAAAAAGCACAATAAAGGAATTGAAAAAAATGGGATTTTCGCCATTTTTATTAGAAACATATTTTAATGAGAAAATTGCATATCCCTTACTTAATCTTTTTATTCTTTTTGCTATTTTCCCATTTTTTCTTAGTAAACAGAAAATTACGAGATTTCTTGTTTTAAGTTTAACAATTGTTATTGGATTTTTAAGTTATGGGATTTATTCATTTCTTATAGCACTATCAAAATCAGGTAAAATCCCACCTTTTTTTGGTTGTTGGGGACTACATCTTTTTGTTTTTATATCTTTTCTCTTTACCCTATTCAAATTCAGATAGGGATTAAAATAATTAACTACTTTACTTATATTTTTTAAAAACTACCTTTATTCCTTCTCTCCACTTTTATAAACCAACTGAAATAGCAGATATTAACAAAACTGATTTGAGAGTTCTTCAAAACCATTTGTTGTATTGAGGATTCTAATTCTTTTCTATAAATTGATTTATGTAATTTATGAAATTGTAGAAATCATCTAAGTGCTTATGCAAAATCTCATAAATTTTGGTCAGGTCTATATCAACATATTCATGAACTAAAATATTTCTTAATCCAGCCATTCCACGAATTTTTTTACTAAATTCTATTGGAATTATATTCTTTTCTCCTAATTTGTCTATAATGTCTACATAGTCTTAAATTTGGTTTTCATTCAGTGTAGCTAAAATATGATTGCCTACATCAATGAGCACCTGAATAGAAAGTTGTAAACCATGACAGATTATCCATTGTTTGCTTAAAGATGAAGAAAACTCTTCAAAAGATATGCTTTTGGATTTTTCTAATTCTTTTAGATACCGCTTTAACTCTTTAAATTTCTCTTTAATTATTTCTTTGTCAATCACTTATTCTCCTGTTGTTTTATAAACTGCCTAAAATCAGCATATTTATTGATAGTATTAACTTGAAATTGGATACGATTCTTTTCGTTTTTAGAGTAAATAACCTTGCCAAAATATAAAACTCTATGTTTAAGTAAAGTATTCGCATCATTAAGAATAACTAAATCTATATTATTTGTTTTCAGTAATTTAATTAAATCTGTTAATATCTCTGCTTTATATCCATATCTATATGATTGCTCATTAATTTGTCCTTTGTCCACTATTATACCTATATCAATATCGCTAAGAACATTATCTTTTTCTTGTGCTACTGAACCAAAAACATAAGCAACTTCTATTTCCGGGTGTTTTTGAAAATACTCTTTTAGAATTGTCTTAATTTCATTTACACTTTTTCTCATTTTCTAATATCAACTTGTCGTTTTATATACAGAAATAACTTATTCCTCTTCAATAACTTTTTCTGCATAAAGAAATGCTGCCCTTATATCTTCTTTTTTTAGACAGGGGTATTCTTTAAGAATATCCTTCTCTTTCCAGTTTTGAGCGACCAATTTAACAATTAATTCAACAGGAATACGTGTCATATGGATAATTGGTTTGCCTAATAAAATTTTTGGATTTATTTCTATTCTATTCATAAAATTTTCCATTATTTCCCTCTATATTAAAATTAGGTTCTGCCAAATTTGGCTAAGTATTTTAAGTGGTTTTTCCCTGGTTTTAGAGCCGTTTTTACGGTACTCTGGGTTTTCTTAAATCCCCCTCTCCTTAATCTCCCCTGCCCCCACCTACAAACAACGGCGGGACTTACAGCCCGAGAATAAGAAATGGACCCCTTCCCTTTCCTTTTGCCCCTTCCTTTGACAAAGGAAGGTGGGGATGGATTTGTATTAAATCCCCCTCAATCCCCCTTTTTCAAAGGGGGATGTAGTAATTCTCCCCTTGGTAAAGGGGAGTTAGTGGGAATGTTTATTTTCTATCTCTTTCTTGACACTACTTAAAATTATACAGCAAAAATAAAATATTATCAAGGATTTTGAACTATATCCCGGTATCTTATTGCTAATTCCCATTTATATTTTCGCCACAGAGACAATAAGCACAATTTTTCCCCGTTGTGCTTAGTCCAACAAAATTACATCCATACCTCTGTGTAATACCCTATAAATTGGTCTCTTTCAAAAAAACTGCCTTTATTCCTTCTCTCCATGGGAATCTGAAAAAACTCCCTTTATAAATAAATCCACTTTTTTCACATATCTGTTTTAATGTTTTTAGAGAAAAATAAAAAAGATGTTCTGGTATGCTCAATTAATTATTTAGAAATATTTTGGGATTTTTTACAAAATATAAAATTTTGATATAATTTAAAATTATTATAAATTTAAATTATTCTTATGATAAAAATAAATATTATTCTCAATATAGGGAAAAAACCAAGTGGAGCAGGAAGGCCAATAATTGAATTTTCTAATCAGTTATATAAAAACAACTCTGTTGTAATTTATAAACCATTTAACCCAGAATATAAAAAAGGGGTAGAGTATAAGTTTAGAGAAATAATTGGATATATTTTAAAAGGGAGAGAGTATAAACAAAAATGGATTGAGTGCAAACCAAAGGTTTTTATTATTCCCAAGTGCAAAGAAAAATTTATTAGGGATGCT
This genomic interval carries:
- a CDS encoding DUF433 domain-containing protein — protein: MENFMNRIEINPKILLGKPIIHMTRIPVELIVKLVAQNWKEKDILKEYPCLKKEDIRAAFLYAEKVIEEE
- a CDS encoding LptF/LptG family permease, whose amino-acid sequence is MVKIKYILFNFFKLFLISSLCLLSLFFIIQILEDLPDIISGSQKFLLSNYILTLPSSFVLISPLITLLSGMFFVSEMVKANEIKIFEISGINSLKIFSMFLFASLIISSFTFYIKNYVVPKTIKGNEYQTSISFSSPSFLFKSDRYEKDGKFINIEISIILEDGSITSIRAKEGIEKEKNLWTFKEGKFYLIDKNTNLKKEENFNSKTFELPITSEILLVAGKNPDSIFINQLKSTIKELKKMGFSPFLLETYFNEKIAYPLLNLFILFAIFPFFLSKQKITRFLVLSLTIVIGFLSYGIYSFLIALSKSGKIPPFFGCWGLHLFVFISFLFTLFKFR
- a CDS encoding nucleotidyltransferase domain-containing protein → MRKSVNEIKTILKEYFQKHPEIEVAYVFGSVAQEKDNVLSDIDIGIIVDKGQINEQSYRYGYKAEILTDLIKLLKTNNIDLVILNDANTLLKHRVLYFGKVIYSKNEKNRIQFQVNTINKYADFRQFIKQQENK
- a CDS encoding LptF/LptG family permease, yielding MKKQLKHIYISKEFFINFIISFLIFTFIFLINGIFKAIEIIIKGASFFSVVKVLIYFFLSSLPYIFPLTLLSSSTSVFSRLTHDREIQIFSFSGINPLILTKNLLIFAVLCSILLIYYNLLIFPSIKYQSRKTIYNLTAKNPIAFFQPKTIINDFPDFSIYIGDLSKDLNFKNLSIIQKSDKITLFIKAEEGKINYVPETNNIIFLMKNGFITSQASNKISKLDFSEYTFHIELPESFSFKEPQKKLSELPLSQLKIKNNIDANIEINERISFGITPLIFVFLGIGIGMKLKNKSRVLCIGVAGATSLFFFLFLILGEIIAKKLNFSLFVYLPVLIFTFITYYLNKFSVR